ATTGCTATCTTTTTACTTCATGCTTGAGCAGATATCTTAAACAATATTGAAGACACAATCAAGTTTAAGATGTAAAGCACAGACTTAAAAGcataaagttaattttttcatcttactctttagtcttttttattatatcacaCAAACTTTAAACTTCTGAaagtttacaaattaaaatacaggcatacctcagagatattgcagctTTAGTTCCATACCACTGCAATGAAGTGAAtgtcacaataaagtgagtcacacgaatattttggtttcctgcttgctatagtttgaatgtctgAGTCTCTGAAACTCATATTGAAACTTAACCTCCAGTGGGGCAATATTGAAAGCTGAGGCCTTTCAGAGATGATTGGGTCATGAgagttctgccctcatgaatgaaatAATCTACTTACGGATTAACGGATTAAGAGATTAATGGGTATGCAActaagagagacctgagctagcacatTAGCCCCCTTACCATATGATGCCCCACACTTCCTTGAGACCCTCCAGAGTTCCCACCAGCAAGAAGTGTCTCACCAAATGGGGGCCCTCAACCTCAGACATCTCAACCTCCATTACcacaagaaataaattattttctttataaattacccattttcAGGTATTCTATTATCAGGAACACAAACAGACTATGAcaccagtgcatataaaagttatgttgacactgtagtctattaagtgtgcaattgcattatgtctaaaaatgcaatgaacataccttaattaaaaatactctgaaaaaaatgctaatgatcatctgatggctgctgactgatcagggtggtagtTGTTGACAGTTGGAGTGGCTGCGGCAATTtagtaaaataagacaacagtgaagcTTGTCAAATCAGTAgactctttctttcatgaaaggaTTTTCTGTACTGTGTAATTCTATTTTGTACCACTTTACCCTTAGTAGAGCAACTTTCAAAATTAGTCAtttctctcaaaccctgctgctgcttcatctattcattttatattatataatattctaaattctttattatttcaacaaatcactttctttgctcatccataaataGCAACTTCTCATCCATTAACCTTttgtcatgagattgcagcattCAGTTCCATCTTCAGATTTGACTTCTAATTCcatttctcttgctatttccaccatatctgcagctatttcctccactgaagtcttgaacccctcaacgtcatccatgagggttggaatgaatttcttccaaactcctgttaatgttgatatttggATCTCCTCCATGAATCATAAATATTCTTAATGGTATCTccaatggtgaatcctttccagaaggttttcaatttactctgCCCAGATCCATCAGGAGAATCATTATTTACTTCAATTGTAGccttaagaaatatttcttatatattaagacttgaaagtaaaaattacttTATTGACCTATGGGCTGCAGAATGCATGTTGTGTTAGCGGACATGGAAACAAGATAAATCACATATGTCTCAATCAGAATTTTTGGGTGACTAGGCGCATTGTCAATGAGTAGTATTTTGAAATGAATCTTTTTTTACTGAGCAGTAAAGTCTCCACAgtgtgcttaaaatatttaggaaatggccgggagtagtggctcatgcctgtaatccctgccagggcaagccaggtggatcatgaggtcaagagaccgagaccatcctggccaacatggtgaaaccctatctccactaaaaaaaaaaaaaaaaaaaattagccgggtgtggtggtgcatgcctgtaatcccagatacttgggagattgaggcaggataattgcttgaacccaggaggcagaggttgcagtgagctgagatcctgcctctgtactccagcctggaagacagagcaagactccatctcaaaaaaaaaaaaaaaaaaattagtaaatgatgctgtaaacagatgtgctgtcatccaggcttcgttgttccatttatagagcacaggcagagtaaatttagcataattcttaagagccCTGAACTTTTTAGAATGATAAGTTGAGCAttgacttcaacttaaagtcaccaatTGCATCAGAACcagcaagagagtcagcctgtctaTTGAAGCTTAGAAGCCAGGCATGTACTTTTCTCTACCTATGAAAGTGCTAGGTGGCATCTTATTCCGACATAAGGTTGTCTTGTCGACCTTGAGTATCTGTTGTTTAGGGTAGTCAGTTCATCAATTGTCTTAGCTGTAATGGATCTTCCGGATAAGTTGAaacagcttctacatcagcatttGCTACTTCACTTTATCCTTTTATATTATGGAAACAACATTTTGCCTTTAAACTCCATAAACTAACCTTTGCtaacttcaaacttttcttctgcagcttcctcacttctctcattCTTAATAGAATTAAACAGAAATAGACCCTagttctggattaggctttgacttAAAGGAATATTTTGATTGGTTTGACTTTCTGTACAGGCCACTAAGACTTTTTCCATATtatcaataaagttgttttaCCTTTTTATCATTGatatgttcactggagtagcacttgtAATTTCTTTCAGAGTATTTTCCTTTGCAGCCACAACTTGGCTAACCTTTTGGCACAAAAGGCCTCACTATCAGCCTTCCTCACTTTTCAACATacctttctcactaagcttaatcatttctagcttttaatttaaagtCATAGATGTGTCACTCATCCTTTCCCTTGAaaacttagaggccattgtaaggTTTTTAATTGGCCAAATTTTGATACTGTTGTGCCTCAGGGAATAAGGAAGcctgagaagagggagagagatggtgAAACAGTCATAACATATACAACAAAATACTGAAAATCaaaattgttaattttaagaATCTATGTATGAATTTCAGGATCAGAGTAAACTAGATCAAGtgatagaataaaagaaaaattaaaacagatggAAGAAAAATATGGAGTTTCTACTTTATCTTTATATagaaaaactaacaaaagaatatggaaagaaaattgaaaggaaatatttaaagatataaagtCTGAAAAGTTTCTAGAAGTAATAGAGACATAAAATCTCAGAATGTAAGGACCTATTATATACTGAACAtgattctaaaaattataaatccaGACTCAAttgattaaaattttagaatatgaaaaataaacatgctTTCCAAAGAATGAGGGGAAAAGTTCTTTCCAAACAGTGAGAAAATGATCAGCATCATATGTTTCATTAAGAGTATTGATGCCAAAAATAAAAGCTGAGTGATGAATTAAGAAAGATGATAGAACAGAACTCTATTCAAAATCTTATACATTTTTGATTTATCATTTAAATATGAGGGCAAATTAGAATGTACTTAGAcataaaattagaattattacCAAAGCAAGGGTAAATTGTGGCTGGCAATACGACTTGGGTCTAAAATGTAAAAGATGTTTCTCCTAAGAATTGGTAAGCAAGAATATATTCATGAAGAGTTGctgtagaaataaattattaataatatatatcatcaaataaaaatggttaatgaatattctttaaaaaactggaaataagattgcAGATAATCacaacataaaagaaataaatgtacaagaaaaaagaaaacctaaagagAACTAATATTTTTGTCTGTTCAAAGTATGGTAGTTACAAAttactttatttatatatctgaTTTTTAGAAAGAGGGActttacaggtttgtgccaccatgccaggctttatttatttatttatttatttatttatatttttttcagaaacagggtcttgctatgttacccaagctggacaaattacttttattagaaaacaaaaatgaaactaggaaagttaaaaaattttaataatatctaaTAGAAGAAGAAATATAGCATATGCAACTGTCAAACATCAGTGAGAAATGGGATTTTCAAAAacaagaactaaatgaaataatggaaaataagagtgaggaaaaaatcaaaatatgtgaAATGTAGCTAGGtttggtggcatgtacctgcagtCCTAACTACTACAGAAGCTGAGGTAGAAAGACTGTGTAAGCCCAAAATTTCAAGCCCGAGCAACATAGTGATACacagtcaaaaattaaaaaacaacaacaacaaacaaaaacaaaacacaacaaattcTGATATTCGAAAGTACTTAATCAAAAATAAGGATCAAGAAGCAGAAATATGTTCTGGTTAATTAAAATTCTGTTGCTTAATAATTCTACTTCAAAGTATAAAGCCTCAATGAAttactataaaaatgtaaaatatgccaCAAACATGTGCAccatattttctaatttgaaataataataatgataacacaAATGTCCATAAACAGAGGAATACATAAATAACATCAATGTTACAAAACCAAACAAGAAGTATTTTaatctatataaaataataacaagtgATCCAATAAACATGCTATGATTTGTTGTAAAACTAAAATGTGTACTGTGATGTCAGAAAAACACAGGCCAGATTGCTTCTAAAATTAGGAAGGAAATTGTGTTGGAGTGGTGATAAAGGTAATATTAACTTTAatgttgcatatattttattaagCATTATCTTTGAGATGAGTGCAGTGTTAAAAGTTGTTAATTCTGGTTTgcaggaaaaaatacatttttatattttagaattagtttccttttaacagtctaaaagataaaaaaattaaagttattagaaatataaaacaatgttaCTAGTTTGATGATGCAAATCTATTGCTGATCTCAAGACACTTCATTTCTAAATCAATTGAAAGCCCTCAGTCTCATGTAAAAAGTAGCTATGCATAAGTTAATCTGCAGCTTCTACATTAAAGTCAGGGGATCTAGAAATATATCATAGATTTAAGATGAGAAACCTTGAATTTTAGGATAGAGTATTTTAGAATCAAATGTAGATGGAAAAAACCACAACTAGGTAAAGTGATAGAGAAAGGCCAGCATATATCACATAGAAATGTTATACATtcctagattttaaaaactacactTTTAACTATGCTATAAACCTAAAAGCAAAGGGTACATCCGTGCTAAATTACTGCTGGTATCAgtgagaaaaagttttaaaattgtatgtttgttttggctATGATTGCACGGAAACTTACACATTTGGCAGGTGATTCCACTTGAAGCTACaaatttggcaatgatttttttgaacCCATGGACTTGGCTTTATAAGAGCACAATAGAATGCAAGCTCCACAGGGCCAGATGTAACAGAATGCAAGCTCCACAGGGCAGATGTTTGTGTTAGTTTTGTTTCTTGATTTATCCCATGCAGTTATAATTattcaaaagataaaacaaatataatatgAATGTGAATTAAATTTGTAATCAAAtacatgaaggaaggaaggaaagaaggaaggaaggaaggaaggaaggaaggaaggaaggaaggaaggaaggaaggaaggaaggaagggagggagggagggagggagggagggagggagggaggaagggaggaagggagggaaggagggagaaagaaaatgaatgacaCAGTTTACAGGGTTAAATTTCCAGTGCCACATATTTCTAATCACTGATCATAAAAGACTCAGTATAATATCTtctttccccccaaaagaagcAGCCTTTTGCAATCGAGGGTTCTGCATGAAGTTATGTAGGCGAGGCAACACAGCTGTTTCCCAGGATATCCTTCCCAGAATAGTTGTCAGTCTTTGAACTTGAGGTACCACAGAAGTTTCTGCCACTGTTAAAATCCATGAGTCAACATTCAGGAACAAACCAACTTGTACTGCAAGTTGGCAGGAATAAGGTAAGGATCAGGAGATATTCCTTAAAGCAAGAACATATCAGTCTTCATAGGAGGATCGAAGTCCTTAGTAAAAGAACGTGATAAGAGCCTTATCTTTTAGTAAGTACATAGATCACTCGCTCTCGTATCCATTTGGTCCTCACCCCATAAATGATGGGGTTGAGAGAGGGTGGGATAACCAAATAGAGATTAGCAACAAGAATGTGAATGTAACGTGGAATGCTGTGTCCAAATCGATGAGTAAGGAAAGAGAAGACTGAGGGGATATAGAAAACGCAAATGACCCCAACGTGAGAGCCACATGTGCTTAGGGCTTTTAGCCGAGCATCATGTGATGGGAGGCGGAAGACAGCACGGAGAATGTAAACATATGAGATGACAATAAGGACCAGGttcaggagaaagagggagaccaCAAAGAGTCCATAGATAGCATTGACACGGATGTTTCCACAGGACAATTTTGCAATGCCCATGTGCTCACAGTAGGAATGGGCTATTATATGAGCCTGACAAAATGGTAAACGGTAGACGAGATAGATTATGGGGAGTGTAAACAGAACTGGACGAATTACAATGCACATAGTGATGCCCACCAGCACCCGGGATGTCAAGATGTTTGTGTAGTGAAGTGGATTGCAGATGGCCATGTAACGGTCAAAGGCCATGGCCACCAGGACCTCAGCCTCCATGCCAGTGAAGGCATGGATCAGAAACATCTGGGCCACACAAGCTCCAAAGTTAATCTCATGAGCATCAAACCAGAAGATACCCAGCATGCGAGGCACACAGGTTGTAGAAAGGGCCAAATCAGTTGTGGAAAGGATAGCCAGAAAGTATAACATGGGCTCCTGGAGAGTCTGTTCTGCCTTGATGACTAGCAGAATGGTAGCATTGCCCAGCAAAGCCACAAGGTAAACAGAGCAGAAAGGCAGGGAGATCCACATATGGACATCTTCCAGACCTGGTATTCCAACAAGAAAAAATGTGGCTGGGTGAAAAGTGCTCCTGTTGCCATGGTATACCATCCTGCACTGCATTGTTCTGAAGAGGTGAAGCTCCttcttttgggggaaaaacaaaggggaaagagagagagaaagagaaagatcagATGAAGCTAGCATAGCACAGCAGCCAGCACAGCAGCAGCTAGCATATTAGTTGCTAGCATCAATTTCTAGCTCTGTGCTTCAGCACAGAATTGAATTCACATTTACTATGCAAGCCGGTGTGTTCAGAAGCTCCTGTACTGAGTCATTGCCTTAGCCATTTATACAGACCAGGGCATGGTGAAATTCAGAATTTTCATTCTGCTTGTTGATTGGGTTCTAATTCTATATATGGAGATTTGCAACAACCTTACTGAGGATTTCTAATAATTAATACTTTCCACTCACTTTGAAAGCGAATAATACATGATTTTACTCTGGGAATTCACCCTCTGTTGAGTAACATTGGAAATATCAAGACAGCACATGGGGTCATGTGAATACAACACACAGACCCTCAAAGTGTCATTAAGTGATTCACAAGAAAGTAAATCATAAGACTTCATGTACATAGGCACTTTCACAATAAaaacctaaattattttttagactGGCCTTGAGATACGTATATAAAAACTCTGAACCAAGCCCAGTAGCCTCTCAGACACTGAATCAGACTATAAGaaacatcagtttctcagaaaagtacTTGTTCCTGTGATGCCTGGCCAGAATTAGACATAGTAATTGTTTATGACCTACAGGCTTAGGATTTTCAGGTGGGAAAAGGATAAGAAGGCTGTGTAATGCCATTTTcacacttttgttttttatctatAGCACACCAGGTATTCTTACAGCACCTGTTAATTTTACCTTTGCTAATTTTTCCTCTACTATGGAGCCAATACTTATTTGCCACTCCTTCTACCAGTTCAAGACACTGGATATGTGGGTAGAAGACAACGCGGACAATCTCAGATGGTATTTGTGCTAgagaagtttttgtatttttgtttgtttgtttgtttgttttgtagttctcttggATAGCATTGTGTCAGCCGAAAAACAATCAGCTTTTGCAATAGTCTAAAAACGATGAAGAAAAATGCTTAAGTAACACCTTTAAAATGCTGCAAATAAACCAAGTCACTCAAAATGAGCTAAGGAGGCTTGTCCTAGGGTCTTTGGTACAGCAGTTGTAattcaaaataaagttaaaagatCCTTACTTTCATCTTTGGCATAGTTTCACTTTCTAAtcttttttaattatctttttttaatacagtaaatatatcaaggcaaaaataacttttttgagGTGAAGCTCCTTCttcttttgggggaaaaacaaagggaaaaaagagagagaaagagaaagagaaaaatcagatgaAGCATTGCTAGCATAGCATAGCAGCCAGCATAGCAGTTGCTGGCACCAATTTCTAGCTCTGTGTTTAAGCACGGAATTGAAGAGTAAAACTCTTCATGCTTTTGAGATTATTCCAACAGAGAGAAAACAAGTGCAGCAAAGTACACTGACTCTTATTGTGTCGTGTAAAAACATTGATATTCTggacaattaaaatataattgctcAGCAGAAAGATAATGACAGCACCTAGGCTATAGACTTAAGGATTAAATCTAGGTGCCCACTCTCAAAAGCAGGTCTCCACTACCCTTATTTTTTCCTACTACCATAGAAACTGATTTAACCTAATGCAATTGGTAGGACGACATTTTAACTTGGATATTCATGACAGATTTCAcacataatttctaaaatttagaacataatttatacatattttaggcATCTATTATTTAATGCATacataatatgtttatatattacaaTTTCATACATTACATATTAAAACAATATACAACTTTTTTCCCTGCCTGGTGCAGGTCAGCCACATAGTCCAGTTCTCAGTGTGCACTGCCCATGTATCTCTCCATGCACCGCCGCACCTGCTCACCAGAAATCAGCAGCTGATTCACCTCATTCTTCTATAGGAATCAACACCTACACTTAACAATGGGCAGCACAGTACTTAGTCCCTTTTCTGAGTAGCACTTGGAAGGTGTGCTAATATTAGGTTTCTAGCACCTCAGGGATATTATAAGAATACATCTAATTTTAGTCTGTGCTTTAGACAGAGCTCTGGAATTGAGTCCTCAGAGACTGCTCACCAACTCCTGGGTGCTGCTCTAGAAACACAGAAAAGCTGAAGGAACATAGAAGCAAGTTGAAGTGTATGTAATACAATTTCAGGAAGTGGGACTGAAGCACTGTCTCGCTGTCATTTATACTTGATACATGTAACAACAGATAATTGCATCTCTACCTAATTGTGAATATGTGACCCAATTCTGTAGGCCTGTTTCATACAGAATAAACTGGCTAAATTCCTCTCCAACATTTTGACTAATATAGTAGGCTTTCTGACTTAAACTATTTCTCTTCACTGATGGTTTTTCAGACCAAATATAATtgacttgaatttctctaatTAGCATAAAAACACAAAGTCATTATCTTTTGTCCATTGTGTTTTCTATACATGAATTCTCAAAACCAACACCAccaaaattttacatatacaacttttaaaactc
Above is a genomic segment from Chlorocebus sabaeus isolate Y175 chromosome 1, mChlSab1.0.hap1, whole genome shotgun sequence containing:
- the LOC103247921 gene encoding olfactory receptor 52J3-like: MVYHGNRSTFHPATFFLVGIPGLEDVHMWISLPFCSVYLVALLGNATILLVIKAEQTLQEPMLYFLAILSTTDLALSTTCVPRMLGIFWFDAHEINFGACVAQMFLIHAFTGMEAEVLVAMAFDRYMAICNPLHYTNILTSRVLVGITMCIVIRPVLFTLPIIYLVYRLPFCQAHIIAHSYCEHMGIAKLSCGNIRVNAIYGLFVVSLFLLNLVLIVISYVYILRAVFRLPSHDARLKALSTCGSHVGVICVFYIPSVFSFLTHRFGHSIPRYIHILVANLYLVIPPSLNPIIYGVRTKWIRERVIYVLTKR